gctgagAGTACTCTGCATACATCAAAATAACAATGACAGTGACAGTAAAATATTAACAAAGTCTTCAGAACCCTCAGGCAAAAGCATGTTGTACACATGTTTTTTGGGGGCATGGTGTCCCTACAATGCACAAAAAAACTGACATAATAAATGGTGTCAGAAGTGACACAGATAGCAGGAAATTATGTGTACAGATCATGTGACAATCATGTGACTACAACAATATCATCACAGGATAGTTACACAGCAGcctcgcttctactgtctatggtagtTACTATGATTTATCATGATTACTTTTCTGATTTCACCTTACGCCTAATGGAATATTTGTCCAGACACACTTCATCGATAAAATTCATCCATAAGCACTTAGATAgcacaaaatatttgattattaaAATGTGCAGCTTCAATCCTCACCTCAGTTGGTTCTTTTGGTTTCTCTGTCTTCTCTGATTTAGACTTCATAGATCCTGGTTTCTTCTGGCTGAACAACTCCTCTAGTTTCTCATACTCAGGCAGCACCTCCGTCGTAGGGTTCTCTATTGATATGGACCGCCAAATGTTTCTTCctagtttgaaaaaatatgacagcAGATGAAAAACGTACCAAaaagtatacatacatacgtactcTGAAGTACAATCATTTACCTTGGATCATGGATATTTGTATATGACATGCAAGTTTTAAAGTGACAATTGCTGCATGGGACAATATCCATTTATTTGACTTGATGTCATGTTAAAGCTTGTCTATAAAGCTAATTCACGGATCCAATAGCATACAAGTtctgatataccggtatatgcatgcaaatttttcactttcaaatgGTGAAAAACTTATTATTTTACCCAAATACTTCAGTATTACATATCTTGATATAAGCGGAACACAAACAATGACGGTATTTAAGAGATACAATATTGCTGTGAACAAACAAAGGAATTTCAAGTTCAATTAGCATATTGGCCAACAGTTTTTAGACACCACAATGATGAGAAAACAGGTGCTACCACCAATGTTTGACATCAGAGCACTTAAACTATAATTCTGTGATGAAGGTTTGGACTAAATTTCACCAAAGTCGAGATGTGTTTACAATTGATATTCCTACGTACCtgttacattaattttgtttggtGGTATCTTGGTCCAATTCAAGACTTTCAGCTTTACTTTTGGCCTTGGAGCACCGGTAACAGTGTTTCCAATTCCAGCCAGTGCGTAGAATGACATATTAGGCATTGGTGCCACTGTTGCACCTGGAGGAGGGGGTATTCCACCTGGTGGTGGGGGAGGTGGTATACAACCTGGTGGTAGAGGTATTCCCGACCCACGAAGAGGTGGTGGTGGCGGTGGTATTCCAGAACCTGGAAGTGGTGGCGGTGGTGGTATTCCAGAACCTGGaaatggtggtggtggtggtattCCAGAACCTGgaagtggtggtggtggtggtattCCAGAACCAGgaagtggtggtggtggtggtattCCAGAACCTGgaagtggtggtggtggtggtattCCAGAACCAGgaagtggtggtggtggtggtattCCAGAACCAGgaagtggtggtggtggtggtattCCAGAACCTGgaagtggtggtggtggtggtattCCAGAACCTGGAAGTGGTGGAGGAGGTGGTATTGTTGAACCAGGAAGTGGTGGAGGAGATGGTATTGTTGAACCAGGAAGTGGTGGAGGAGGTGGTATTGTTGAACCAGgaagtggtggtggtggtggtattgTTGAACCAGgaagtggtggtggtggtggtattgTTGAACCAGgaagtggtggtggtggtggtattgTTGAACCAGgaagtggtggtggtggtggtagtccTGAACCAAGAAGTGGTGGCGGTGGTGGTATTCCTGAATCTGTAAGTGGTGATACCTGTGAATCTGGAAGAAGTGGTTGTGATAATTTTACTGTTGAACTTTCTGGCTGTGGTTGTAAACATGACTCTTCTGtatcttttaatggtttttCAGACTGTCCTTTAGAGCCTGATATTGTGTCTGGTACATCAAGATCTGGCAACTTTGAACTCAATGTCTTGCTGTTTCCGGGCaagattgttggcattgatgccTCTAGTTCTACAAGTGAACTTGTTGGTTGAGATAGCTGATTTTCATCTGAAATTGGTTTAGATACCTGAAGTACGTGTGCATCTTTATCAAGATCATCTGTATGTGATGCTGTTTCTGAAATACCGTTTACAGCTGGCAAGACTTTCGGTTCTGCAGTATCATTAACAATTGGACTCCCTTCTGTCTTAGACCTTTCAGTTGTGATGGGTGTTGGTTCAATATCAGAAATCCCGTTCATTGAGGGTGCTGGTTCCCTTCCTGATCTCTCTCCATTTGTCATTTGTAGTGGTGGCGACGAAGAAACTGTGTGCTCTTTTTTCTCAAacacttcttcatcaatacatcgCATTTcagcagattttgatttcaaagaattttcagaTTCATTTGAATCTACCATGCCTTctttatagactatattaggACCTGTACTGGTGACAGAATCTAATTTGCATTGTATTTCCTTGTTGTCTTTACAACTCTGGCTGATTCCCTTGAAGTCACTGACTCTCCTCTGTTTCATATCAGCATCCATCAGATCCTTGATCTGTTTCTGGCTGTCAAGCACCAACGCGTGTCTGAGGAATGTCACCATGGTTTCCCAGATGGTGTCTGATACAGGGTTGTCAGGTTCAAGTTGCAGCAAGTGTTGCAGAATTGACAACAGCGCCATTCCCTGGGGTGAGTTGCTAACCTAGAAACAAACCAAATGATTCCAACAAATGAGattaaaattcgataaaaacAATATGACAGCATCTACATTCAGTCTGAGTGTTTGTCAAGGCGCAGACaattaatttgatgaaagtaTTGTTTGTCAATACAGAGTACAGTCATGCAGTTTTCTTGAAATCTTACCAGGTTTCTTTGGAAATGCAAGATTTCCTTTAACATCTTTGTAAGTACATTTACGCTTTGATAACTTTTTTTAACTTTGTAAACCCTACAAAATTGATGGAGAACGATGAATTATGAGTACGAgctatatatacacacacaggaAAAACATAAATGTATGTTGAAGTAAAACATTAAGTTGGTGCATCTAACTTTTAAATTATAACTTTGTTAAAAGTATCATATCTTGCATTCTTGGATATTATTGAACTTGTACGTATGCTTGATCATTTTACTTTTGTATGTAACAGACAATCAATAAAGCATAATATACAGTATACAAAACTGCAATGATTGATTTTTGATGTTGTTTGTGTATTACTGTGTAACGATTTACTGCATCGAATGAGAAGTAAACTGACTATACTTTAAGGTAGGAtatgccttggggacagatatttggacattcaaacttttacaatactttttttgaTGGAGTCATATCTTGAATCTTTAAAGCTTTGAAGCTCATGGCGTAGAGAAAGTTTTCATCAGCCTATTTTTGGAatggaaaatttactttttcaccataaagttaacacattTTGAATTTACCTGTAATAAATATTGGCtactttgtttctccagtaccaaattttgcatagtaacccctgattttcaatCTTTATTTCAAACGGGAATGATTAAAAGTTTCCTgtggaaagtttaagcaaactttatgtctttcaattttgagacaCATAAAGAAAATTCCACAATGGTACTAGCTATTTTACATCATGGAACATTAATGACTTGACATTGCAAAAGTCTGTTTGGAATAGAATTACATGTTGTGTCTGAAGATGGTCTTTATCACCTTGTTGAAAACAGCATGGAAAACATCGATAGGGTTGTCGATGTCAATTCCTGCAGAATGTTCAACTTCTTCCTCATCTGATGCTTTCTGTTCGTCGAAGACATTCAGTTGTATGCAGAGGTCGGTGTCTTCCTCGTGTCTGACAAAGTGACAATACACAGATACATCATTAAAGAATGCAATTTAAAAATAACATAGTGTGTCAAATGTTGCTTTTCCCCTGTAGTTTTAATTCAGGTTCAactttgcaattttgttttcccgAGAGTTTTGAGATTGACCGCTTTAGCACACAGCATAGTTTCACGTGCTGGTCAAAAGTTTGTCAAACTTCAGGTAAATTTAGggcaaattgttcagaaatgaGCCACAGGGCACATTATTCAGAATGCAGTTAAtgcatcatacatgtatatctgatAGAACTAGTACATTGGCTagttattaaggtagtatgcacattgtaagtgaaagacttaaagttttgctcaaactttccttaatgaaactttcagcgattctcttactaaatcaagaataaaaatcaggggtcaccatgcaaattttgatactagacaAACAAATAACGCCAGATTTACTAATtatttaaaatggccaccaccccTGTGctgactctatggagaaaatataattttcgattctcaaaaaaactaagccggccaaaagttttcttacaccaagagctttaacatgagcccccacaagtggtagatcagaaaagaattgtaaaattttaagaGTCCGTATGtctctgaggcgcattctaccttactaGAGTTCAAGATGCataattcatgaatattcaccATTCTTATTGAGTCGCTtaatcaaatttgaatacaatttgcataaattaatacatTTATATCATACTTCCACCAACGGTTTAAAGTTCTTCTGTTTAATGCTCAATTGACCCCTAAGTCCATGGTACTTGACCAGTGTAGAAATCAGGTCTCTCAGAGAACATTCTAGAGATTTTAATCAATACAAAGGTCCAAGAATCGCGTTTTATGTCAAGGATACTTAGGCATTCCAGATATAAATTCATGTGGATGCCAATTCTTGCATGTCTATACATGCAAATTCCGAGAAGTCAATAAAATGCTGCTGGTCCCTGCATGTTTATTTGGCACAGGGCCAGTCACTTTATGAATGGTTTTGTGATTGATAGGATGCATATGTGTAAACCTCACGTGAGATAATCCATTcaagaaatttatcaaatgatAAAACTTGATCCACCCATGGAAGTAATCAAATGATAAACTCTGACTTTTATATTTCATTCCTCACCTCAGAGAAGTGATGATATCGAGCAGCCCAAGTCCGATGAACTCACTGCGTAAGTGTCGCCTGTCCTCGGTGTCCTCAGTTGCAAAGAGCAAACTGTTGATGAATGCCACCAGAGTTGTGGTGTACGCCACTACCTCCGCTGTTTTCAGTTCATTGATGATCAGGCTGAACCGATACCTTTGGTTTTTGCGTACCTAGCGataatatgtaaaataatatgAACATGACATAATCGTTATGACTGGTATCGACACCTCAATTACCCCCTAAATTTGGTCCAGCCCCATTGTGTCTACTTTGATGCATTGGACCTATAAACAGTAACATAGGGGTGTAAAGGTTATGATACAGAATTGAAATGAATTCTGATGTCGATGAGAAGTACATACAGATAAATCAAGCCAAGTCTTTGTTATACTTCATACAGCATGTCTGGGCttgatttgcaatttttacattCTGATGTGAAACTGGGGTCTTTATTGGCTTGTTTTCAAGAAATCGAATTCATTGTAATTAAACTTTATCCCACTTGACTAGATTTATTAGCTTGTCTTGTAATTCACTTATGCGTTGGTATGGTGATCCCTCAATAATATCTTCATTTTGCAAAACGAAAGTTTAAACTTTTGTAAGAGCAAAGCTTTGAGCAAAACTATTAAACTTTCATCATACAGTGTGTGCTAAATTTAAAGTTTGTGCATGCATAGTGTactgtcattttattttaaacaaacatgaaaaagaGGCTGGAGGGTCTTGTCTAGATTTGTGTGTGTGCaatgatgagaaacaaaaactttttcttttttacagCCTTACTAAGGACAAAGCTTGCAGTCAGCAGTATTGTCATAGGAGTCAACAGTTTGACCTCTAATGACCTTCAAGCCATGACAAGTCTCCCTCACAATGAATCTCTGTCAAATGTTTACTTAGGTTCTATTGGCAATACCATCCTGAAGATTCTTGCCGAGAACAATAACTCACATTGATTGTACCTGAAAGTTTATAGTTTAATTTACATCACTCTGTGTCTACCATTCCTGGTCTACCTATGTTTCATTCACTTCAAGTTTGCATTGTCTACCCACTCAATGCATAGACACAGACCATATATGAACACATATTATCCCACACAGATAGTAAAAACCTAACGCTGGGACGTGCAAATTTCCAAAACTTATGCCAAAGTGCACTGTGAGGTTAATTGTTGCAACGTTTTTCATATGAACTAGTGAGTCTGCAGTGTGAATATGCTATATTGAAATTCACACCATCTTTCAGCCCCAAATCATCTGGAGCAGCAAATCCATTAATCCTGGATGCTTTTCATAATCCATAGTGTTATGGGCCATATATCTGAGATTCAACACAATCTAAGAACAAACTGTTTGTCAGCTTTTTTCCTATGGGCCAGTTTCCAGGGGATCCAAACcattcatttttcaaaacaaaacttgaATTTTAAACTGTTCTCATGCagttttttgcaaaaaacaCAGCTATATGCAACTTTGAATGTTTGATTCTATTGAAAATACAATTAATATCAGTAGGATTACATGTATTCATAGTTGATCAGTTCTAATTATTATTGCAGTGTGTCAGAAGTAATCCAGCATGTAAACATTTCTCTTTTTGTTACTTTCATGTTGGTCACTTGATCCTATAAgcttgaaaaacaaaacaaaacaacaataaaaatgtatCTCCACATTTTTTTGTAAGGGATCaatgttgaaaaacaaatccgttattttttttgtcaaagtgacAGTGTCCCAGGGTTAGACAGTTGGCCAGGTATATAATGGTATCTTCACACATGCTGTCAGTGTACGTGTAGGTGTACATTTCACAGTGTGGAGAGTTCATGAACACACCAAAGCTCATTGGAATTTTGTGTTGTATGTATAGAATGAACAATAGTGCTAGTATCACCATCGATATCTCAGTGTTTATGTTGTGATCTAGGCCTTCAAGACAAGGCGGTTTATTATATCCTTCTGCTGCACCACTCGAATAACATGATTGACTGTTCCTTTGATATGGCTAATACTTCACATCCTAGTCTTGAATGGCTaatgatcaaaatttgtatgtaaaatatctGCACTTTGATTTTCACCTTACATGGTGCTAAATATTTtgctgtgatattttcaaaatttttcatgatgatgaaaatgttaCTGCAGCTAGGATATTTTCTTATAAGAAAGCAATGTTCATCAATGCTGTTCAATAGCATCAACAGAAGGAATTGAATTGGGACTGTAAAAGTAACTGTCGCTACAGAAATCCCATTCTGTGTAAATGACAGTCATAGAACCACAAAAATTTAGTAAACAAACTTTATGAAGCAAAACATTCCCAAAGAAAACTCGGTAATAGGTCATGTACTTGAGTGACAATCACagacaatttttaaaaagttcattGCGCAGTCAaatgatttcatatttttcgaatATTTGAATGACAGATACATGCAGCTGTATATTTTTATAACTGGCTTGCTGTTTACTTTACATACTGATCTGGAAATCACCTGAATCCTCATCCTAAATGACACCGGATGACCATACCTTGTAAAATTCCAATGCATCTATAGCCATGCTGTAACCATCTGTCGAGTACACCGACAGAGCCGATAGGATTTCAAACACCATCTTCTTAGTGAGCACATTGGTTGTATCAAGGGCTGAAATGGAAATAAaaggaaatgaatattttatttcaaaaattctgtggaatcaaaattacatcaaatttgccacagaattttaaaatgtaaactgCAAGGTAAAATTATAATATGGGAAAATTTGAGATGAAGATACTGTTACTGTTGCCAACATAGGATATCATTTTCCTCATCCTTGTAATGTAAATTCAAGGATGTTTAGAGAGGCAGGTGTACACTAATTACTCTGTGAAATAATCTGTGAAAATTGAGGATAGTTTGCTAAATTTGACACTCTGGTTGTTGACTTTGTTAATCTAATCAATTCTTGTGAATAATGGATGACTGGAAAAAAACAGGTGTACAGTAAATTGATAAATTCGGTTGGATAAAAAGTAAACGGAAATAAATTACCGTATTTTAATTCAACATTTATCACACAAGGACTGTCAAGGGTTGCATTGAAGTGAACCATAATTTTTCATTGAGGTGACAAGGAATCTTAATGAGCTAATTTCACAATTGCTTTCAAGTGTGACAGGAaaagatattttaaatattaaacctgtcatggtCAAATGAATCTAATCTCCATTACAGACTGTAGAGACCTAACTTTGTCACAGGAAACTAGGATGTAGAATAATAATTTGTGAAATATTATTTGTCGTAAATGTGGTCTTTTATCTACGACTGCTTTTCCTCAATTAGCTGAAGGTTGGCTTTGAGAACGACAAAAATCTCTtacagtgttttaaaaatgaGATTGTCATTTACACACATATATTGTGTATCtggcacggtcactccacaaaactGTAGTATAGTTACACTTGTGAAgctcattaaccctttgagcgttGTATTCTTTCCTACCAAAAtcttagtgcaacattttactaatttttatgaacttttctgtaattttctgataatttttgaccaaatgaaaacaatatttcatcatccacagttttttatcaaaattttggcaaaaatttgacaaaaattgacttaggtatattttataagggtgacaaaaattgacgttggcgctcaaagggttaaacattttttatccttttttacctccatggggCATTCACAATTATGGAACTGACTTTAGATGAGAATACATTCTATTGTTGATGAACTTGCAAGTCAAACCAGTGGGTATTGCAAATGATATTTGTCAAGAAGTTATGATCATCAGCAGAACAAATTAGTGTAGGGGACTAGGGAGAGTAATCTACAGATACaaacttttttctttgaaatactatacagatatagcaagggtgaagtaataggcacacacaaGACACAAGGCTCAgtgtataataaaaaaaaatgtttagtaTATCGTCCGTTCGTCATTTATTGATTGTAAACTACTGGACGAATATTGTTTGCAATACCCTGTGGTCAAATATTCTTCCATAGATTCAATTTAATTTGATATGTCACCTGGTCAATGTCTGTCATTTTGAATGTATTTGAGTTAGAAGTATTAAAATTACACAAGTTATTAGAAGCCTTGTTTAATTTCCATTTCTCAGATTGTTCAAGATGTCATGGCGTCAAATGACACTTTCAACTAATTCAACTTTGAGAAAAGGGGATTTAATGGCCAGTAAACAAGCTTTttgcacaaaaaataaacattttcttgAACAATCAATTAAGGATGGGAAGAACCATTAAAGTCTATGTGTGTTGATTAGTTCAATTGTTattaattaaaagtatgttATTGTAGGATTGTTGTTTTTGTAACTTCATTATTCTGTTTTCATTAGCACTGACCAGAATGACAATTAGAGTGTTTTTCTTTCACCTGAGACATGACTGTTTTTATGGGCGTCTTGGTATGCATTCTTTCCTATCAAGTGTTCTTAAGCCTTTCATTCCATGGTGTCTGGTAGACACATTTTTGCCATAGTTTTCAACACCACAACCAGAGTCAATTGTACAACATAACACTTTGAAGGTCTGTGAGATGCATGGTTCAACAGGTGGCATGTCTGTGTGGGTGAATTCCAATTCAGGAATTGACCTTTCTGTAATAAGCAAAGAGGTGTAAATTTGGTGCAAACAATGTTTATTGGATCCAGACATATTAAACCTGGTCTTTTTTATCCCAGTATTGCTTTTTGCATCGAGGGCAAATTTTTCTTTTTGAGAGAAGGCTCCTCATACATGACGAGTTAGTTTGCTGTATAAAATGAGTGGTAACTAATGATGCTTCATAGCAATAGCTAATATTATAGGTTGATTTGACCAAACCGTGAAGAAGACAGCATGAAAGTGATCCTTTCTATGATCACGACATCACATTGAAAAGTGTGTCCCTGcttaaaaaaggaaaattatcaacaaggttggtattttgttttgattttggtcACAAATACTTTCTAGAAATGAAGGCATCAACCAGTCTTTGGTGGTAGCACTCTCTCTGCAATAACGACTACTAAACATTGGTTTCCTTTTTCCATTGGCATActatacaagcgacctagcggccgatatagctccgctgtgtttatgtagagaataactatttttgacacatgttgatgaagaaggtggaaatctttgatagctcaatgcagtggccagagaaaagtggcaaaaatagcttcaaaaatacacaattgaagatttcatcatacttatcggatcatccctatgaacatgtcaaccaaagatATCTGATGAGtggttttttgagaataaaattttctgaccaaaattggcaacatttgcccccaaaaacaaaaattgcagatttcagcataatttcaaaagatcaaatttagttcatctatagaaacctgtataccatatttcaaagctgtttgaccagtactttttgagaaacacattttttgacccaaaatggaaaaaattgccccaaaaattcaaaattgcagatttcatcataatttcaataaatatcatttagagcatctatagaaacctgtagaccaaattttaaagctatcatatgagcagttttgaaaatacacattttttgaccaaaaatggcaaaaattgccccaaaatacaaaattacagatttcatcagaaattcaatatatattactaagctcatctgtagaaacctttataccaaatttaaaagctatcagaccagtactttttgagtaacacattttttgaccaaaaatggcaaaaattgcccaaaaattacaaaattgcagatttcatcataatttcaataaacatcattgaggtgatctgtaggaatctgtataccaaattgcaaagctatcagatgacttgttttggaaatacacattttttgaccaaaaatggcaaaaattgccccaaaaatacaaaattgcagatttcatcataatttcaataaatatcattcagtttatctgtagaaaccttttataccaaatttcaaaactatcagaccagtacttttagagaaatacattttttgaccaaaaatggcaaaaattgccttaaaaatgcaaatttgcatattgctgctcaatttgaacaaatctgaaatagatcatccctagggacatatttaccaaataccaaagctatctgacaggtagttttgaagaagaagatttttaaagatttttttaccaaaaatgacaaaaattgccttaaaaatacaaatatgcaaaattcaccacgatttgaacaaatctgactaaagtcaccctaagtaaactgcatatcaaatttcaaagcaatcagacaagcggtttcagaggagaatatttttttaccaaaaacacaaaaaacgtccccaaaatacaaatatgcaaatttcaccacaatttggaaacttaagtgaggtcactccaagtgaactgcatataaaatttcaaagcaattggacttgcggattcagaggagaaggcaattgttgacggacgacgacggaaaatcaacctatttgataagctccgcgtcgctgacagcggagctaatgaagtcataaaaataataaatatattcaTACAAAAGTTACGTACATTGCATCATTATTTTAAAGCACTATAGGTCAATACtcagttttttgttttcctCTGTCACTTATATATACAGTAAATGTTAATTGAATAAGATCCCatcaaaaatgtgataaaaattaaGCCAGCACTTAAAATTGCTGTACTCCCCCTTAACCTCATATGTTTTATCCATGTGAGCCATATACAGCTTTCACAAAATCCATTAAGGAGCACAGTAATAAATTACCATGAATGAATCCAATATATATCAGGTGTACTTTGCCGGTATATGTTTTTATTCTGAGTCATCCATATTCCCTGAT
This DNA window, taken from Ptychodera flava strain L36383 chromosome 4, AS_Pfla_20210202, whole genome shotgun sequence, encodes the following:
- the LOC139131790 gene encoding inverted formin-2-like isoform X2 produces the protein MSTKTKAGLWVKLARKASESTEKDNGSPLFSAHSNLENCDPELCIQLLRMPTVHNYAGLKKRLSRSSKEWMKEFLELDGMEVLVDSLERLSDKGFTSFTDAYLQIECIGCIKAVLNSKTGLNFIIETREVKQYTRNLASALDTTNVLTKKMVFEILSALSVYSTDGYSMAIDALEFYKVRKNQRYRFSLIINELKTAEVVAYTTTLVAFINSLLFATEDTEDRRHLRSEFIGLGLLDIITSLRHEEDTDLCIQLNVFDEQKASDEEEVEHSAGIDIDNPIDVFHAVFNKVSNSPQGMALLSILQHLLQLEPDNPVSDTIWETMVTFLRHALVLDSQKQIKDLMDADMKQRRVSDFKGISQSCKDNKEIQCKLDSVTSTGPNIVYKEGMVDSNESENSLKSKSAEMRCIDEEVFEKKEHTVSSSPPLQMTNGERSGREPAPSMNGISDIEPTPITTERSKTEGSPIVNDTAEPKVLPAVNGISETASHTDDLDKDAHVLQVSKPISDENQLSQPTSSLVELEASMPTILPGNSKTLSSKLPDLDVPDTISGSKGQSEKPLKDTEESCLQPQPESSTVKLSQPLLPDSQVSPLTDSGIPPPPPLLGSGLPPPPPLPGSTIPPPPPLPGSTIPPPPPLPGSTIPPPPPLPGSTIPPPPPLPGSTIPSPPPLPGSTIPPPPPLPGSGIPPPPPLPGSGIPPPPPLPGSGIPPPPPLPGSGIPPPPPPLPGSGIPPPPPPLRGSGIPLPPGCIPPPPPPGGIPPPPGATVAPMPNMSFYALAGIGNTVTGAPRPKVKLKVLNWTKIPPNKINVTGRNIWRSISIENPTTEVLPEYEKLEELFSQKKPGSMKSKSEKTEKPKEPTEINLLDGKRTLNLNIFLKQFKMTNEAIVEKIQKGNNVELGEERIRGLLKLLPESSEVDMLTSFTGDKEKLGNAEKFFLHLLKLKRYELRLECMLMKEEFASTVSYLKPALESVIKGGQCVLQSKALEEFLKLVLATGNYMNSGGYAGNAVGFKVSSLLKLSDTRANKPRVTLLHYLVDVFGEKAQHNFSQLLADFRPVADVCKYSLESLTTDVNDLSKRLKKIQEQLSSSEEDLQKQMSVFLEKANEECQQLEKFLEEINQLTLDLASYFCEDEKSFKLEELFSVINNFTNCVKQSREENRLRKIQEEKALEREKQQKLKEEQKKQEKMKQKKAAELSSSDEESCIIDSLLNDIAKGFHDSKKRRLSQKHKRKPGTASTPEQEKKSLDDLLTGSMNAGSGKASENSNDLTVMDGSKRRVRARNSRRSGRLKSLEMDANREVKIESSAITR
- the LOC139131790 gene encoding inverted formin-2-like isoform X3; its protein translation is MPTVHNYAGLKKRLSRSSKEWMKEFLELDGMEVLVDSLERLSDKGFTSFTDAYLQIECIGCIKAVLNSKTGLNFIIETREVKQYTRNLASALDTTNVLTKKMVFEILSALSVYSTDGYSMAIDALEFYKVRKNQRYRFSLIINELKTAEVVAYTTTLVAFINSLLFATEDTEDRRHLRSEFIGLGLLDIITSLRHEEDTDLCIQLNVFDEQKASDEEEVEHSAGIDIDNPIDVFHAVFNKVSNSPQGMALLSILQHLLQLEPDNPVSDTIWETMVTFLRHALVLDSQKQIKDLMDADMKQRRVSDFKGISQSCKDNKEIQCKLDSVTSTGPNIVYKEGMVDSNESENSLKSKSAEMRCIDEEVFEKKEHTVSSSPPLQMTNGERSGREPAPSMNGISDIEPTPITTERSKTEGSPIVNDTAEPKVLPAVNGISETASHTDDLDKDAHVLQVSKPISDENQLSQPTSSLVELEASMPTILPGNSKTLSSKLPDLDVPDTISGSKGQSEKPLKDTEESCLQPQPESSTVKLSQPLLPDSQVSPLTDSGIPPPPPLLGSGLPPPPPLPGSTIPPPPPLPGSTIPPPPPLPGSTIPPPPPLPGSTIPPPPPLPGSTIPSPPPLPGSTIPPPPPLPGSGIPPPPPLPGSGIPPPPPLPGSGIPPPPPLPGSGIPPPPPLPGSGIPPPPPLPGSGIPPPPPLPGSGIPPPPPFPGSGIPPPPPLPGSGIPPPPPPLRGSGIPLPPGCIPPPPPPGGIPPPPGATVAPMPNMSFYALAGIGNTVTGAPRPKVKLKVLNWTKIPPNKINVTGRNIWRSISIENPTTEVLPEYEKLEELFSQKKPGSMKSKSEKTEKPKEPTEINLLDGKRTLNLNIFLKQFKMTNEAIVEKIQKGNNVELGEERIRGLLKLLPESSEVDMLTSFTGDKEKLGNAEKFFLHLLKLKRYELRLECMLMKEEFASTVSYLKPALESVIKGGQCVLQSKALEEFLKLVLATGNYMNSGGYAGNAVGFKVSSLLKLSDTRANKPRVTLLHYLVDVFGEKAQHNFSQLLADFRPVADVCKYSLESLTTDVNDLSKRLKKIQEQLSSSEEDLQKQMSVFLEKANEECQQLEKFLEEINQLTLDLASYFCEDEKSFKLEELFSVINNFTNCVKQSREENRLRKIQEEKALEREKQQKLKEEQKKQEKMKQKKAAELSSSDEESCIIDSLLNDIAKGFHDSKKRRLSQKHKRKPGTASTPEQEKKSLDDLLTGSMNAGSGKASENSNDLTVMDGSKRRVRARNSRRSGRLKSLEMDANREVKIESSAITR